The Paenibacillus uliginis N3/975 genome has a window encoding:
- the fliP gene encoding flagellar type III secretion system pore protein FliP (The bacterial flagellar biogenesis protein FliP forms a type III secretion system (T3SS)-type pore required for flagellar assembly.) — MNKKIAITVTVIMLMGLVLATSAWADPIPNIDIQIGGNGDKPGTSALSLILLITILSLAPAILVLMTSFTRIVIVLGFVRTSLGTQQTPPNQVLIGLSLFLTLFVMAPTFSTMNDVALQPYLKGELTQTEALDKAQEPMKEFMFSHTREKDLLLFMKYTGAEKPDNYQDIPLTVLVPSFAISELKTGFQMGFMIFIPFLVIDIVVASVLMAMGMMMLPPVMISLPFKILLFVLVDGWYLVVKSMLMSFNP; from the coding sequence ATGAATAAAAAGATCGCAATTACTGTCACGGTGATTATGCTGATGGGACTGGTCCTGGCCACTTCGGCCTGGGCGGATCCGATACCGAACATCGATATTCAAATCGGCGGCAATGGGGACAAGCCAGGTACGAGCGCACTCTCTCTAATTCTATTAATCACGATACTCAGCTTGGCTCCCGCAATTCTTGTCCTGATGACGAGTTTTACCCGGATTGTTATCGTTTTAGGTTTCGTACGGACATCTCTGGGCACACAACAGACACCTCCGAATCAGGTGCTAATCGGTTTGTCGTTATTTTTAACGCTGTTTGTTATGGCACCGACCTTCTCTACCATGAACGATGTTGCGCTGCAACCGTATCTCAAGGGAGAGCTCACCCAAACGGAGGCGCTTGATAAAGCTCAAGAGCCCATGAAGGAATTTATGTTCTCGCACACCCGGGAAAAAGATCTGCTGCTGTTTATGAAATACACCGGAGCGGAAAAACCAGACAACTATCAGGATATTCCGCTAACGGTGTTAGTGCCGTCATTTGCTATAAGCGAACTTAAGACCGGTTTTCAAATGGGCTTTATGATCTTTATACCATTCTTAGTCATAGATATCGTTGTAGCGAGTGTCTTAATGGCTATGGGTATGATGATGCTGCCGCCCGTCATGATCTCACTGCCGTTCAAAATTTTGCTGTTCGTTCTAGTTGATGGATGGTATCTGGTTGTGAAGTCGATGTTAATGAGCTTCAATCCGTAA
- the fliQ gene encoding flagellar biosynthesis protein FliQ, whose product MSAEFIIGLAGQAVYIVLKVSSPMLVLALVVGLVISIFQATTQIQEQTLAFVPKIIIVLLTLLLFGPWILTTLVDFASGILGNLYKYIG is encoded by the coding sequence GTGAGTGCTGAGTTTATTATCGGTCTAGCGGGACAAGCGGTATATATCGTGTTGAAAGTAAGTTCGCCGATGCTTGTGCTCGCGCTGGTCGTGGGATTAGTCATCAGTATTTTTCAAGCAACGACGCAAATCCAAGAGCAAACGCTTGCCTTTGTACCTAAGATTATTATTGTCCTGCTCACACTGCTGCTGTTTGGCCCTTGGATATTAACTACACTTGTGGATTTTGCTAGTGGCATTTTGGGCAATCTCTACAAATATATCGGATAG
- the fliR gene encoding flagellar biosynthetic protein FliR, whose protein sequence is MEWLEQSIPVFMLIFCRITSFFVVAPIYSARGVPAPYKIGISFMVSVLVFLTFGLGQTVAQDMSYVLLIIQEVLVGLLLGFTAFLMMAVVQTAGALIDIQIGFSMANVIDPVTGVSTPLIGNFKYMLAILVFLSMNGHHFLLDAIMYSYEWMPITGNVFSKIQDGSVTEFLITTFAHSFVMALQMSAPIAAALFLTDVGLGFLARTAPQFNVFVIGIILKMIVGLVLLFLLMPGLVALFEHLFAEMFEALQKLLGVIGSKPA, encoded by the coding sequence ATGGAATGGTTGGAACAAAGTATTCCTGTCTTTATGCTTATTTTTTGTCGAATTACATCATTTTTTGTTGTAGCGCCGATCTATTCGGCTCGTGGTGTTCCAGCACCATATAAAATAGGGATTTCCTTCATGGTTTCTGTTCTTGTGTTTCTGACCTTTGGCCTTGGCCAGACGGTCGCACAAGATATGTCGTACGTACTACTGATCATTCAGGAGGTTCTGGTAGGATTGCTTCTTGGATTTACCGCTTTTTTGATGATGGCGGTCGTTCAAACAGCAGGAGCACTGATCGATATTCAGATCGGTTTCAGTATGGCGAATGTGATTGACCCTGTTACTGGTGTTTCTACACCGCTTATCGGCAATTTCAAGTACATGCTGGCAATCCTTGTATTTCTAAGCATGAACGGACATCATTTTCTGCTGGATGCCATTATGTACAGCTATGAGTGGATGCCGATTACAGGCAATGTATTCTCCAAAATACAGGACGGCAGTGTGACTGAGTTTCTAATTACCACATTTGCCCATTCGTTCGTAATGGCACTCCAAATGTCTGCGCCCATTGCGGCAGCACTGTTTCTTACCGACGTCGGTCTCGGATTTCTGGCGAGAACGGCGCCTCAGTTTAACGTGTTTGTCATCGGTATCATCTTGAAAATGATTGTAGGCTTAGTTTTGCTTTTTCTGCTTATGCCAGGACTAGTGGCTCTGTTTGAACATTTGTTCGCCGAAATGTTCGAGGCTCTGCAGAAACTGTTGGGCGTGATTGGCAGTAAGCCGGCGTAA
- the flhB gene encoding flagellar biosynthesis protein FlhB, whose product MKLGVVGVTLKYRVDLQLFSGEKTEKATPKKKQDTRKKGQIAKSTELSGSSVLMAAFLCFMMFGGYIRDHIVRLFTDVYLNRLTMDVTKENTIMLLGEYGIQILLLLAPLFIVVFVIALAINYVQVGFLLTGDPLKMKFSKIDPIKGFKNIASMRSLVEFFKSIFKLTIISYLVYTSLWGARQGLSSLSLMSPEAIFHFTADVTLSLGIKIAVGLIILGALDYIYKIYEHAKNIRMSKQDIKDEYKKIEGDPLIKGKIRERQRRMALQRMMQEVPKADVIITNPTHFAVALKYDGSSMEAPQIIAKGQDYMALRIKEIAKKNGVITMENKPLARALYQRAEIGDTIPGDLFQAVAEVLAYVYKLKGKAK is encoded by the coding sequence ATGAAGTTAGGAGTGGTAGGGGTGACCTTGAAGTACCGAGTGGACCTGCAGCTGTTCTCTGGTGAAAAGACTGAAAAGGCTACGCCTAAAAAGAAGCAGGACACCCGTAAAAAAGGGCAGATTGCCAAGAGTACGGAACTGTCTGGCTCATCCGTTTTGATGGCCGCTTTTTTATGCTTCATGATGTTCGGCGGATATATCAGGGATCACATCGTTCGGCTGTTTACAGATGTATATCTGAATCGTCTTACCATGGATGTTACGAAGGAAAATACGATCATGCTGCTGGGGGAATACGGAATACAAATTTTGTTGCTGCTTGCCCCGCTGTTTATCGTTGTGTTTGTTATCGCACTCGCCATTAACTACGTACAGGTCGGTTTTCTTTTAACGGGAGACCCTTTGAAGATGAAATTCAGTAAAATTGATCCGATCAAAGGGTTTAAAAATATAGCGTCGATGCGATCGTTGGTTGAGTTTTTTAAATCGATCTTCAAGCTGACTATAATCAGTTATCTGGTCTATACCTCGCTCTGGGGTGCAAGACAAGGATTGTCTTCTTTGTCTTTAATGAGCCCGGAAGCCATCTTTCATTTTACGGCTGACGTGACATTGTCCCTTGGAATCAAAATCGCAGTCGGACTGATTATTCTGGGAGCACTTGATTACATTTATAAGATATATGAACATGCAAAAAACATTCGTATGTCCAAGCAAGATATAAAAGACGAGTATAAGAAAATAGAAGGCGATCCGCTTATTAAAGGGAAGATTCGTGAGCGTCAACGGCGCATGGCACTTCAGCGGATGATGCAGGAAGTTCCAAAGGCCGATGTAATCATCACGAACCCGACTCACTTTGCGGTAGCGCTAAAGTATGATGGATCCTCCATGGAGGCACCGCAGATTATTGCCAAAGGGCAGGATTATATGGCACTGCGAATTAAGGAAATCGCCAAGAAAAATGGCGTTATTACAATGGAAAATAAACCGCTGGCACGTGCACTTTACCAAAGAGCGGAAATCGGGGACACGATCCCTGGTGATCTGTTCCAGGCAGTAGCTGAAGTGCTAGCGTATGTATACAAATTAAAAGGTAAAGCGAAATAA
- the flhA gene encoding flagellar biosynthesis protein FlhA produces the protein MKIKEISVLAGVIGIVLMMILPIPVWLLDVLLIINISLALMILLVAMNTKEALEFSIFPSLLLITTLFRLSLNISTTKLILSKGEAGEVVATFGSWIAGGEIAIGFIVFLILVVVQFIVITKGSERVAEVAARFTLDAMPGKQMSIDADLNAGMINETQARERRRKVEREADFYGAMDGASKFVKGDAIASIIILLINLIGGFIIGISIHGMSFTDAMSTYSILTIGDGLVSQIPALLISTAAGLIVTRASSEGNLSDDLTGQLLSYPKLLYIVAVTVTFLGLFTPIHFITTLPIAVLLFLAARNMQSKLEQKQVEVEQLEEEQQIEEVRSPESVINLLQVDPIEFEFGYGLIPLADTQQGGDLLDRIIMIRRQCALELGLVVPVIRIRDNIQLKPNEYVIKIKGNAVGGGELLLNHYLAMSPGYEDELVTGIETTEPAFGLPALWIDETAKERAELAGYTVVDPPSVVATHLTELIKRHAHELIGRQETKTLVDNIRESYPVLVDELIPSVLTIGDVQKVLAKLLKEKISIRDLVTIFESLADYGHYSKDPDVLTEYVRQALSRQITQQYAPEGEAMRVITVGPALEKKIAESVQQTDQGTYIAMDPVSTQSIFQKLSEQVNRLIQMGQQPVLLTSPAIRMYLRQVIERSMQDIPVLSYSELEPNVEIQSVGVVNL, from the coding sequence GTGAAAATAAAAGAAATATCTGTTCTAGCGGGTGTCATTGGCATCGTACTTATGATGATTCTTCCGATCCCTGTATGGCTATTGGACGTATTGCTTATTATTAACATCTCATTGGCGCTTATGATATTACTCGTGGCAATGAATACGAAGGAAGCGCTCGAATTTTCCATTTTTCCTTCGTTGCTGTTAATAACAACACTGTTCCGACTGTCATTGAACATCTCTACAACAAAGCTTATTTTGTCAAAAGGAGAAGCGGGTGAAGTTGTCGCTACTTTCGGCAGCTGGATTGCCGGGGGAGAGATTGCAATAGGATTCATCGTTTTCCTCATCCTCGTTGTAGTTCAGTTCATCGTTATTACAAAGGGATCAGAGCGGGTTGCCGAAGTAGCGGCAAGATTCACACTCGATGCAATGCCGGGTAAGCAGATGAGTATTGATGCTGATTTGAACGCCGGGATGATTAATGAGACCCAGGCTCGTGAGCGCCGGCGGAAGGTAGAAAGAGAGGCCGACTTTTACGGCGCCATGGATGGTGCCAGTAAATTTGTTAAAGGTGATGCCATTGCTTCGATCATTATCCTTTTGATCAACCTGATTGGTGGATTTATTATCGGTATTTCCATTCACGGTATGTCTTTCACTGATGCAATGAGCACATACTCGATCTTGACAATCGGTGATGGTCTGGTAAGCCAGATTCCAGCTCTCTTAATTTCGACGGCTGCAGGTCTTATTGTCACACGTGCTTCGTCAGAAGGTAATTTGTCAGATGATTTGACAGGACAGCTATTGTCTTACCCAAAACTTTTGTACATCGTTGCAGTGACTGTGACGTTTCTTGGTCTGTTCACCCCGATTCATTTCATTACAACACTCCCGATCGCCGTTCTTCTATTCCTTGCTGCAAGAAATATGCAGAGCAAATTGGAACAGAAGCAGGTGGAGGTTGAACAATTGGAGGAGGAACAGCAGATCGAGGAAGTCCGCAGTCCGGAGAGTGTCATCAATCTGCTTCAAGTCGACCCTATCGAATTCGAGTTTGGATATGGGCTTATACCACTTGCAGATACACAGCAAGGCGGGGACCTACTCGATAGGATCATTATGATACGCAGACAGTGTGCACTTGAATTAGGACTTGTGGTACCTGTCATTCGTATTCGCGACAATATTCAACTAAAACCGAACGAATACGTCATAAAAATTAAAGGGAATGCTGTCGGCGGTGGTGAATTATTATTAAATCACTATCTTGCCATGAGTCCTGGGTACGAGGACGAATTAGTAACCGGTATTGAAACAACAGAGCCTGCATTTGGTCTTCCTGCACTTTGGATTGATGAGACCGCGAAGGAGCGGGCGGAATTGGCTGGGTATACGGTAGTGGATCCGCCTTCTGTAGTTGCTACGCATTTGACGGAATTGATTAAGAGACATGCTCACGAATTAATTGGACGCCAGGAAACAAAAACGCTGGTCGACAATATTCGGGAAAGCTACCCTGTCCTTGTCGATGAGCTTATTCCTTCTGTTCTCACCATCGGGGATGTACAGAAAGTGCTGGCCAAGTTGCTGAAGGAGAAAATTTCGATTCGGGATTTGGTAACTATTTTTGAAAGTCTTGCTGATTACGGGCATTATTCGAAGGATCCTGATGTGCTTACCGAATACGTTAGACAAGCTCTCTCACGCCAGATTACACAACAGTATGCTCCGGAAGGAGAGGCCATGCGGGTCATTACGGTGGGTCCGGCTTTGGAGAAAAAAATTGCAGAAAGTGTACAGCAGACCGATCAGGGAACCTATATTGCGATGGACCCCGTGTCGACTCAGAGTATTTTCCAAAAGCTGAGTGAACAGGTAAACCGGCTGATTCAGATGGGTCAGCAGCCTGTGCTGTTAACTTCTCCAGCTATCCGGATGTATCTGCGACAGGTTATTGAACGCAGTATGCAGGACATTCCGGTACTCTCTTACAGCGAGCTTGAGCCTAATGTCGAAATTCAGAGCGTCGGAGTGGTGAACTTATGA
- the flhF gene encoding flagellar biosynthesis protein FlhF, translating to MRVKRFIVDTMPEAMQHIRNELGSDAVILSSKEIKVGGFMGIFTKKKIEVIAALDKEDKSNQDKPATPSVQVPRNSVPQAYKKTAVSTQPAGPNRLGVPGDSEKAFDHPEQMSNRERAAVDFAAALAQAAAGGQQPAELSEQPLISAYERESAESAIPVPASADPVSQSEARNSAEQKMLDELREMKEWIARLSRQNLVNPELPESLESIREQLIRQDLTDQLSEVWLNNAMDEWVASNKTLSDEQLRASIYRQMESFLEGRFGGGIQRATRIVYIAGPTGVGKTTTIAKLAAEQLFKYQRKVGFITSDTYRISAVDQLRTYASILNVPLEVVQSPGDMQRAMHRLEDCDLILMDTAGRNYRNELLVSELQSLMAPSDHSETYLVLSLTSKSSDMVEITDHFSKFGLDKVIFTKLDETGSCGPLFNLLNAHPLKVSYMTNGQNVPDDLLMPDTTMLSRMLLGELRT from the coding sequence ATGAGAGTGAAACGATTTATCGTCGATACAATGCCAGAGGCTATGCAGCACATTCGGAACGAACTCGGTAGTGATGCGGTAATTCTCAGCTCGAAGGAGATTAAAGTTGGCGGCTTTATGGGGATATTCACCAAAAAAAAGATCGAAGTCATCGCTGCTCTAGATAAAGAAGACAAATCGAACCAAGACAAGCCTGCCACACCATCGGTTCAAGTTCCAAGAAATTCAGTTCCGCAGGCGTATAAGAAGACAGCCGTAAGCACCCAGCCTGCAGGACCGAACAGGCTGGGTGTACCAGGCGATTCGGAAAAAGCGTTTGATCATCCTGAGCAGATGTCCAATCGAGAGCGGGCTGCGGTAGATTTTGCCGCAGCTTTAGCGCAGGCTGCAGCTGGCGGACAACAGCCCGCTGAACTGAGTGAGCAGCCTCTCATCAGTGCATATGAGCGTGAATCAGCAGAATCCGCAATTCCGGTACCAGCTTCAGCTGATCCAGTGTCACAGTCTGAAGCGAGAAACAGCGCAGAACAGAAGATGCTTGATGAGCTCCGAGAGATGAAGGAGTGGATTGCCCGTCTTTCCCGTCAAAATCTGGTCAATCCGGAGCTTCCGGAGTCACTCGAAAGCATTCGGGAACAGTTGATAAGACAGGATCTAACTGATCAACTGTCGGAAGTCTGGCTGAATAACGCGATGGATGAATGGGTGGCAAGTAATAAGACATTATCTGATGAGCAGCTGCGCGCGTCTATCTATCGCCAGATGGAGTCATTTTTGGAGGGGCGGTTCGGTGGCGGTATACAGAGAGCTACCCGGATTGTTTATATTGCAGGGCCGACCGGCGTGGGCAAGACGACAACAATAGCCAAGCTGGCGGCAGAGCAATTGTTCAAGTACCAGCGAAAGGTTGGCTTTATAACATCCGACACCTATCGCATTTCAGCTGTAGACCAACTAAGAACATATGCATCCATATTAAATGTGCCGCTTGAGGTGGTACAGTCTCCTGGTGATATGCAGCGGGCGATGCATCGTCTGGAAGATTGCGATTTGATTTTGATGGACACAGCGGGGCGCAATTACCGCAACGAACTTCTGGTCTCCGAATTGCAGAGTCTAATGGCACCATCAGATCATAGTGAAACTTATCTTGTACTTAGTCTGACATCCAAAAGCAGTGATATGGTCGAAATTACAGATCACTTCAGCAAGTTCGGACTGGATAAGGTGATTTTCACCAAGCTGGATGAAACCGGAAGCTGTGGTCCACTGTTCAATCTGTTGAATGCACACCCGTTAAAGGTGTCTTACATGACGAATGGTCAAAATGTGCCTGACGATCTGCTAATGCCTGATACAACGATGCTTTCCCGGATGCTACTTGGAGAATTGCGGACATGA
- a CDS encoding MinD/ParA family protein, giving the protein MTDQAQSLRQLVSAKVPNRSAGSSKKTAQIITITSGKGGVGKSNFTLNFALTLRSLGRKVLVFDADIGMANIDVLMGVSSRFSLYHVLRKEKSIHDVIQYGPEGLPYIAGGSGIADMISLSEDDLNYFVSQIELISSEMDYILFDTGAGLSKENMKFITSADQCLVVTTPEPTSITDAYALIKVVHGSDPEVPFTLVVNRAGDETEARQASDKILLTAHRFLDLDIKMLGYVTDDPYVVKSVKRQVPFSLAFPRCEASRDIQRLALRYLAVPAAPPESGPLTGIKGFMQRWLKRT; this is encoded by the coding sequence ATGACAGATCAGGCACAATCTCTCAGACAGCTGGTGTCTGCTAAAGTGCCGAATCGCTCTGCGGGTTCCTCGAAAAAAACAGCCCAAATCATAACGATTACGAGTGGTAAAGGTGGTGTTGGAAAGTCCAATTTCACACTAAACTTTGCTCTAACACTCAGATCTTTGGGGCGGAAGGTGCTTGTGTTTGATGCCGATATCGGCATGGCAAATATTGATGTTCTAATGGGGGTGTCCTCCCGATTTAGCCTTTATCACGTACTGCGAAAAGAAAAGAGTATTCACGATGTTATCCAATATGGACCAGAAGGGCTTCCTTACATAGCCGGCGGCTCGGGAATAGCCGATATGATCTCCTTATCAGAGGATGATCTGAATTATTTTGTATCTCAAATCGAACTTATCTCATCTGAAATGGATTACATCTTATTCGATACTGGCGCCGGATTGTCCAAAGAGAACATGAAATTTATAACATCTGCTGACCAATGCCTGGTTGTGACCACACCGGAACCGACTTCGATCACTGACGCTTACGCTTTGATCAAGGTCGTTCATGGAAGTGATCCTGAAGTACCGTTTACTCTGGTTGTGAACCGGGCTGGAGACGAAACAGAAGCCCGCCAAGCATCGGACAAGATCCTTTTAACAGCACACCGTTTTCTGGATTTGGACATTAAGATGCTGGGATATGTTACGGACGATCCATATGTTGTGAAATCCGTCAAACGTCAGGTTCCGTTTTCTCTTGCTTTTCCTAGGTGTGAAGCGTCCCGCGATATACAGCGGCTTGCACTGCGTTACCTGGCTGTTCCGGCAGCTCCGCCGGAATCCGGCCCCCTTACGGGAATCAAAGGATTTATGCAGAGATGGCTTAAACGAACATAA
- a CDS encoding protein-glutamate methylesterase/protein-glutamine glutaminase gives MTPFRVLVVDDSPFMRKIISDLIERDHRFRVTGTANNGREAVAKAMELNPDIITMDVEMPEMNGLDALRTIMEAGPRAVIMLSGVNEQGMRETILALEFGAFDFIRKPSISNAQDIEQVGQELLMQLNAAVQAKARRALWEEEEQKRQDIPKAILLPPRPSDRQPLFGSDDQRTFATSKSFHKDMKGSHRDNQVELRARLPNSMKQVSGAADSGLNQNNNNLRHTSAGKAVTPLVGRKTFEACKSHPVLRKSEVKSVPHQDRSMDQSFTQLVAVGCSTGGPRALKTFLEKIPGDFPAPIVIVQHMPPNFTKSLAQRLDSFSAIEVVEACDEMELKPGAAYIAPGGIHMRISQSDGKYRITTHKDEPCNGHRPSVDVLFESLLPLTSLKRHAVIMTGMGSDGARMMKQLYDSGVTSTFAESEETCVVYGMPRSAVELGCVSYILPLQEIAGKLVQAVNIGK, from the coding sequence ATGACGCCATTTCGTGTACTGGTGGTAGATGATTCTCCGTTTATGAGAAAAATCATTTCGGATCTGATCGAACGGGATCACAGGTTTCGAGTAACGGGCACAGCAAATAACGGCAGAGAAGCCGTAGCAAAAGCCATGGAACTAAACCCCGATATCATTACGATGGATGTAGAAATGCCCGAAATGAATGGTCTTGACGCGCTCAGAACAATTATGGAGGCCGGACCAAGGGCAGTCATTATGCTGTCAGGCGTTAATGAGCAAGGGATGCGGGAAACGATATTAGCTCTGGAATTTGGGGCCTTTGATTTTATACGCAAGCCTTCCATATCTAATGCTCAGGATATTGAGCAAGTTGGTCAGGAGCTGCTTATGCAACTGAATGCAGCGGTGCAGGCCAAAGCACGGAGGGCATTGTGGGAGGAAGAAGAGCAGAAGCGACAGGATATCCCAAAGGCTATTCTTCTTCCGCCAAGGCCTTCCGATCGACAGCCTCTGTTCGGTTCAGATGATCAGCGAACGTTCGCAACCTCAAAGTCATTTCATAAAGATATGAAAGGCTCTCATCGGGACAACCAGGTGGAGTTGCGTGCGAGACTTCCAAATTCGATGAAGCAGGTATCAGGCGCTGCGGATTCCGGACTAAATCAAAACAATAACAACTTACGCCACACTTCTGCAGGAAAGGCGGTTACTCCTTTAGTTGGGCGAAAAACGTTTGAAGCATGTAAAAGCCATCCTGTTCTCAGGAAATCAGAAGTGAAGAGTGTTCCCCACCAGGACCGCTCAATGGATCAAAGCTTCACTCAATTAGTTGCGGTCGGGTGCTCGACCGGGGGGCCAAGGGCGCTGAAAACCTTCCTGGAGAAAATTCCAGGTGATTTCCCGGCGCCGATCGTCATCGTGCAGCACATGCCTCCGAATTTTACGAAATCTCTGGCGCAGCGCCTCGATTCGTTTAGTGCGATCGAGGTCGTTGAGGCTTGTGATGAGATGGAATTAAAGCCGGGAGCAGCTTATATCGCTCCAGGCGGGATCCATATGAGGATATCCCAATCGGATGGGAAGTACCGCATTACAACTCATAAGGATGAACCATGCAACGGACATCGCCCTTCGGTAGACGTGTTGTTCGAGTCTCTACTGCCTCTTACTTCCCTGAAACGGCATGCTGTGATTATGACGGGAATGGGAAGTGACGGAGCGAGAATGATGAAACAACTTTACGATTCTGGAGTTACTTCAACATTCGCTGAAAGCGAGGAGACCTGTGTTGTGTATGGAATGCCTCGATCTGCCGTGGAGTTGGGCTGTGTAAGTTATATTCTGCCGCTGCAAGAAATTGCAGGGAAATTGGTTCAAGCAGTAAATATCGGTAAGTGA